Proteins encoded by one window of Simiduia curdlanivorans:
- the radC gene encoding RadC family protein has translation MAISQWPAGERPREKLLAQGSAVLSDAELLAIFLRTGLAGLTAVDLARDLLTKFGGLRPLLEASREDFIQGKGLGDAKFAQLQAVLEMSRRHLNAELKRGAMLSSPDLVARFLQAQLRHKDREVFALLLLDAQHRLIEFVHLFEGTLDGASVYPRDVVKCALLKTAAAVILVHNHPSGVAEPSQADIAITRRLKEALALVDIRVLDHLIVGDGYCASLAERGLV, from the coding sequence ATGGCCATCAGCCAATGGCCTGCGGGCGAACGCCCAAGGGAAAAATTACTGGCACAGGGTTCGGCGGTGCTATCGGATGCAGAGCTTCTAGCCATTTTCTTGCGCACTGGGCTCGCCGGCTTAACGGCCGTGGATTTGGCTCGCGACCTGCTGACCAAATTTGGCGGCTTGCGGCCGCTACTGGAGGCAAGTCGAGAGGATTTTATTCAGGGAAAAGGCTTAGGCGACGCCAAGTTTGCCCAGCTTCAGGCGGTGTTGGAGATGTCCCGCCGGCATTTGAACGCGGAGTTGAAGCGTGGCGCTATGCTATCCAGTCCCGACTTAGTAGCGCGCTTCCTGCAAGCGCAGCTACGCCACAAAGACCGGGAAGTGTTTGCATTACTGCTGTTAGACGCCCAGCATCGGCTAATTGAGTTTGTTCATCTGTTTGAAGGCACCTTAGATGGCGCATCTGTGTATCCGAGAGACGTGGTCAAATGCGCGCTACTCAAAACGGCTGCTGCGGTGATCTTGGTACACAATCACCCCTCCGGTGTCGCGGAACCTAGCCAGGCTGATATAGCCATTACCCGTCGATTAAAAGAAGCGCTGGCGCTGGTAGATATTCGGGTCTTGGATCATCTCATTGTGGGTGATGGTTACTGTGCGTCGTTAGCGGAGCGTGGCTTGGTATAG
- a CDS encoding phosphomannomutase/phosphoglucomutase encodes MSAEQKPKSPSPKKPKQTPYFLIFTLASLLLTALLGWVGFQQFVVKSEANTLRTLADVELKKRVGAIEQWIKALQVDVAQFGERDALATAVAYQDENVIADYRRAVDKSIKGVKHIDFFPRGSAELKQDAEFPINFVQMDLIFTAESRQTLLPEAVRINNTWFIQIATGLPTDPASPALGSMLVTLDADALRQLLKNQDQQLGQTTVKQVFNSSSSSTFLSSGVGDSELTLVEQVPGSNWHVEFVPSYMLMERAAINPIPFIVGCIVVFLVLIFVSAFASWKLLAHQAVQKAHKAREKAMMAAKPSQEKGALDIEVKEEDKKLLGNKEGSLAPPVAASSNQSSLEQTEDNSALKKIFRAYDIRGVVGEQLTPAFAETLGKALGTEALELGESTLLVGRDGRVHSEELSINLINGILSTGCNVINIGLVPSPVLYFACATIGSTKSGVVVTASHNAGEYNGFKMVLNGNTLTADAINAIYTRIQRTQFRTGSGVEQMEDVCADYIDRIFSDVALAGDVKLVIDAANGATSEIAPQLFEELGCEVEPLYCEVDGRFPNHQPDPSRPENLKALIAKVQSSGADLGVAFDGDGDRLTIVTPKGQIIWPDRLLMLFAKDIVSRNPGADVLFDVKSTRQLNSLITSYGGRPIMWKTGHSNMKQKMIETGALLGGELSGHIFIKDRWFGFDDAMYATARLLEIMTLRDQDIDSIFDAFPVLPSTPEILLPYPEEKKFILVNKLIADGNFQSGKITTIDGLRVDFAKGWGLVRASNTTPALTLRFEADSDETIEQLKGLFKREIAKIDPSLALDF; translated from the coding sequence GTGTCTGCAGAGCAAAAGCCGAAATCACCAAGCCCAAAAAAGCCCAAGCAAACCCCCTATTTTTTGATCTTTACGCTCGCCTCGCTTTTACTAACGGCACTTTTGGGCTGGGTGGGCTTTCAGCAATTCGTTGTTAAGTCCGAAGCTAACACTTTAAGAACATTGGCCGACGTCGAGCTTAAAAAGCGCGTTGGCGCCATTGAACAGTGGATCAAAGCCCTACAAGTAGATGTAGCCCAATTTGGCGAAAGAGATGCATTGGCAACGGCCGTTGCCTACCAAGACGAAAATGTTATCGCAGATTATCGCCGTGCTGTTGATAAAAGCATCAAAGGCGTTAAGCATATTGATTTTTTCCCGCGCGGAAGCGCCGAGCTCAAACAAGACGCCGAATTCCCGATTAATTTCGTGCAAATGGATTTAATCTTTACCGCAGAATCACGCCAAACACTTCTGCCAGAAGCGGTTCGCATCAATAACACTTGGTTCATTCAGATCGCCACCGGGCTACCTACCGACCCGGCCAGTCCGGCTTTAGGCTCAATGCTGGTTACCTTAGACGCCGATGCCTTGCGCCAGCTATTGAAAAATCAGGATCAACAACTTGGCCAAACAACCGTCAAGCAAGTTTTCAATTCATCATCTAGCAGCACTTTTTTAAGCTCGGGCGTAGGCGACTCGGAACTAACTTTAGTCGAACAAGTACCGGGCAGCAATTGGCACGTGGAGTTCGTGCCCTCCTACATGTTGATGGAGCGCGCCGCTATCAACCCCATTCCCTTCATCGTTGGCTGTATTGTCGTTTTCCTGGTTTTGATATTTGTTAGCGCCTTTGCATCGTGGAAGTTACTTGCACATCAAGCGGTTCAAAAGGCTCATAAAGCGCGCGAAAAGGCCATGATGGCCGCTAAGCCTTCGCAAGAGAAAGGCGCGCTCGATATTGAAGTAAAAGAAGAAGACAAAAAACTGTTGGGCAACAAGGAAGGCTCTCTCGCGCCGCCGGTAGCAGCCTCATCGAACCAAAGTTCATTAGAACAAACAGAAGATAACAGTGCGCTGAAAAAGATTTTCCGTGCTTACGATATTCGGGGCGTGGTGGGCGAGCAATTAACACCTGCGTTTGCGGAAACTTTAGGCAAAGCCTTAGGCACTGAAGCGCTCGAGCTTGGCGAATCTACCTTATTAGTTGGCCGCGACGGCCGAGTGCACAGCGAAGAACTCAGTATTAACTTGATCAACGGCATTTTGAGTACCGGCTGCAACGTTATCAATATAGGACTGGTGCCATCACCCGTACTCTACTTTGCTTGTGCCACCATTGGCAGCACCAAGAGCGGCGTGGTAGTAACCGCTAGCCATAACGCTGGCGAATACAATGGTTTTAAAATGGTGTTAAACGGCAATACGCTCACCGCCGACGCCATTAACGCCATCTATACCCGTATTCAACGCACGCAATTTAGAACTGGCAGCGGCGTAGAACAAATGGAGGATGTTTGCGCAGATTATATCGATCGCATTTTTTCCGATGTAGCCCTCGCTGGCGATGTGAAATTAGTGATCGATGCCGCCAATGGCGCAACAAGTGAAATAGCGCCGCAGCTATTCGAAGAACTAGGGTGCGAAGTAGAGCCCTTGTACTGTGAAGTAGATGGCCGCTTCCCCAATCACCAGCCCGATCCCAGTCGGCCGGAAAACCTCAAAGCCCTGATCGCAAAAGTGCAGAGCTCCGGTGCTGACTTAGGTGTTGCCTTTGACGGCGACGGCGATCGCTTAACCATCGTGACACCTAAGGGGCAGATTATTTGGCCAGATCGACTTTTGATGCTGTTCGCCAAAGACATTGTCTCTCGCAATCCCGGCGCCGATGTGCTCTTCGATGTTAAAAGCACGCGCCAGCTCAACAGCTTAATTACCAGCTATGGCGGCCGGCCTATCATGTGGAAAACCGGCCACTCGAACATGAAACAAAAAATGATCGAAACTGGTGCGTTATTAGGCGGCGAACTTTCAGGCCATATTTTCATCAAAGATCGCTGGTTCGGTTTCGACGATGCTATGTACGCAACGGCTCGATTGCTCGAGATCATGACCCTGCGCGATCAGGATATCGATAGCATTTTTGACGCTTTCCCGGTGCTGCCAAGCACGCCGGAAATTCTTTTGCCCTATCCCGAAGAGAAGAAATTTATACTCGTCAATAAGCTCATTGCCGACGGTAATTTTCAAAGCGGAAAAATCACTACCATCGACGGCCTCCGGGTCGATTTTGCCAAGGGCTGGGGGCTGGTCAGAGCATCTAACACAACGCCGGCGCTCACACTCAGATTCGAAGCCGATAGCGACGAGACTATCGAGCAGTTAAAAGGATTATTTAAACGAGAAATAGCCAAAATTGATCCTTCACTCGCGCTCGACTTTTAA
- the coaBC gene encoding bifunctional phosphopantothenoylcysteine decarboxylase/phosphopantothenate--cysteine ligase CoaBC translates to MSSLINKHVLLGVSGGIAAYKSAELIRRLKDLGADVRVVMTSAAQEFITPLTLQALSGNPVYTELLDPEAEAGMGHIELARWADIFFIAPCTADLIARLALGQGNDLLTTIALACQAPLALAPAMNQAMWSHAATQDNLALLINRGAKVFGPDSGSQACGDTGFGRMSEPAVLATQLSECFSSGLLSGLNVVITAGPTREAIDPVRYISNHSSGKMGYALAQACAEAGARTRLISGPTQLSCPANVERIDVTSAQEMLDAALACKADIFIGAAAVADYRPETIAEQKIKKQGADTGTTTLTLVQNPDIIATIASDINKPFVVGFAAETENVVSYARSKLIKKRLDLVIANDVSRQDIGFNSDDNAVTLISATGEEYLEPRSKYQLALELVRRIAIAYR, encoded by the coding sequence ATGTCAAGCCTAATCAATAAACACGTACTACTGGGTGTCAGTGGCGGTATCGCCGCCTATAAAAGCGCCGAACTCATCCGTCGACTTAAAGATTTAGGTGCCGATGTGCGCGTAGTCATGACCTCGGCGGCGCAGGAATTTATTACCCCGTTAACCCTGCAAGCACTATCGGGCAACCCAGTTTACACCGAGCTTTTAGACCCAGAGGCCGAGGCCGGCATGGGTCATATTGAGCTAGCGCGTTGGGCCGATATTTTTTTCATCGCCCCCTGTACGGCAGATCTTATCGCGCGCCTAGCCTTAGGCCAAGGCAACGACCTACTTACCACCATCGCACTGGCCTGCCAAGCGCCCTTAGCCCTAGCGCCGGCCATGAATCAGGCGATGTGGAGCCATGCTGCAACACAGGATAACCTCGCCCTGTTAATCAACCGTGGCGCCAAGGTATTTGGCCCTGACAGCGGCAGCCAAGCCTGCGGCGATACCGGCTTTGGCCGTATGTCCGAGCCGGCAGTATTAGCGACACAACTGAGCGAGTGCTTTAGCTCTGGGCTACTAAGCGGCTTGAATGTTGTTATTACCGCTGGACCGACCCGCGAAGCCATAGATCCCGTGCGCTATATCAGCAACCATAGCTCCGGCAAAATGGGCTATGCACTGGCCCAGGCCTGTGCCGAGGCTGGCGCTCGCACCCGTCTCATCAGCGGGCCGACACAACTGAGCTGCCCGGCCAATGTCGAGCGCATCGACGTCACAAGCGCACAGGAAATGCTGGATGCTGCGCTAGCTTGTAAAGCTGATATATTCATCGGTGCCGCTGCCGTCGCCGACTATCGCCCCGAGACCATCGCCGAGCAAAAAATCAAAAAGCAGGGCGCCGATACCGGCACAACAACGCTGACCTTGGTTCAAAACCCAGATATCATTGCCACCATTGCCAGCGATATCAACAAACCCTTTGTGGTTGGCTTTGCAGCTGAAACGGAAAATGTCGTCAGTTACGCCCGAAGCAAATTGATTAAGAAGCGCTTAGACTTAGTAATTGCCAATGACGTATCCCGTCAAGACATCGGCTTCAATAGCGACGACAACGCTGTAACGCTAATTTCAGCCACTGGTGAAGAGTACCTAGAGCCACGCAGTAAGTATCAGTTAGCACTAGAACTCGTTCGACGAATTGCTATCGCCTATCGCTAA
- a CDS encoding mitochondrial fission ELM1 family protein, translating to MSKDSPTIWLITDQKPGHLNQLLGLAQQLSAQIGAQYHFVNDNARLGLMTVWRGINLAPDLPTPDLIVSAGSGTQRALLASKRFFDKPAVLLMRPNFPYAWLDAAIVPEHDSPPRRDNVLVTRGVLNHVQPSAVRRHDSPGLVLIGGPSKHYGWDDAALVRQVQRLCSENPAKQWLLTDSRRTPASFLAELNKHNLPNLTCLSHLNTAPGWLVNQIAESAPVWVTPDSVSMVYEALTSGAPTGLLSLPDPVTGRIQAGLQTLISEGRVVTFEARNELQKLDQKPPLWEAKRAASWLAERFFPR from the coding sequence ATGAGTAAGGATTCACCGACTATTTGGTTGATTACTGATCAAAAGCCTGGTCATCTCAATCAGCTGCTGGGTTTGGCCCAGCAGCTCAGTGCGCAAATTGGCGCCCAATATCATTTCGTTAATGACAACGCGCGGTTAGGTCTGATGACTGTTTGGCGCGGAATAAATTTAGCCCCCGACCTGCCGACACCGGATCTAATTGTATCGGCAGGCTCCGGTACCCAGCGCGCGTTGTTGGCGAGCAAGCGATTCTTTGACAAGCCGGCTGTCTTACTGATGCGACCAAATTTTCCTTATGCTTGGCTTGATGCGGCCATCGTACCTGAGCACGATTCGCCGCCTCGGCGAGATAATGTGTTAGTGACTCGCGGTGTCCTGAATCACGTACAGCCCAGCGCCGTGCGCAGGCACGATAGCCCAGGGCTAGTGTTGATTGGTGGGCCGTCTAAACATTATGGTTGGGATGATGCAGCTCTAGTGCGTCAAGTGCAGCGTTTGTGCAGTGAAAATCCAGCTAAACAATGGCTGTTGACCGATTCGAGACGAACCCCGGCAAGTTTTTTAGCCGAGCTTAATAAACACAATCTTCCTAATTTAACTTGCCTTTCGCACCTGAACACCGCGCCGGGTTGGTTGGTGAATCAAATTGCCGAGAGCGCGCCGGTATGGGTAACACCTGATAGCGTTTCCATGGTTTACGAGGCGCTTACATCGGGCGCGCCCACAGGCTTGCTGAGTTTGCCTGATCCAGTGACAGGACGCATACAGGCGGGTTTGCAAACCTTGATTTCTGAAGGGCGTGTGGTTACCTTCGAGGCGCGCAACGAGCTGCAGAAACTGGACCAAAAGCCCCCCCTATGGGAGGCTAAGCGTGCGGCAAGTTGGTTGGCTGAACGCTTTTTTCCGCGCTAA
- a CDS encoding glycosyltransferase — MNKLTVVQVLPELNGGGVERGTLEIAEALVAAGHQSIVISAGGRLVAELEQKGSQHINLAIHKKSLWSLRQVWALRRLFLELKPDIIHLRSRLPGWLCYLAWKTLPIKHRPHFITTVHGLHSVNAYSKIVVKGEAVIAVSDTVMDYIKTNYPDCFGPHCQRIYRGIDPVVFPRDFRPSATWLTTWQAQYPQLSGHKVLCLPGRITRLKGHLEFIELIHELHQKGQVVFGLIVGGDDPRRQGYLQEVKQRIAELGLSKYIIFAGHRADIKEIYAISDLVFSLSTKPESFGRTVLEPLAMGRPVVAYDHGGVGEIMAALYPAGRVPLKDQAALLETTEKLLQAPSTPSEKNPFLLATMINKTLALYQNISAEKSVQPTNLPHA; from the coding sequence GTGAATAAACTTACTGTAGTTCAAGTACTGCCTGAGCTTAACGGCGGCGGGGTCGAACGTGGCACCTTGGAGATTGCCGAGGCCTTAGTCGCTGCCGGTCACCAATCTATCGTCATTTCTGCCGGCGGGCGTTTAGTGGCAGAGCTTGAGCAAAAGGGCTCTCAACATATCAATCTTGCCATCCATAAAAAAAGCTTGTGGTCTTTACGGCAGGTTTGGGCGTTACGAAGACTTTTTCTAGAGCTGAAGCCCGACATTATCCACCTTCGTTCACGCTTGCCTGGATGGTTATGCTACCTCGCTTGGAAGACCTTACCGATTAAACACCGGCCACATTTCATCACTACCGTACATGGTCTACATTCGGTAAATGCCTACAGCAAAATTGTTGTCAAGGGGGAGGCTGTCATTGCAGTGTCTGACACTGTGATGGACTACATTAAGACAAATTACCCCGATTGCTTTGGTCCCCACTGCCAACGTATTTATCGCGGTATCGACCCTGTTGTATTTCCACGAGATTTTAGACCCAGTGCCACTTGGCTTACTACTTGGCAAGCGCAGTATCCTCAACTGTCCGGGCACAAGGTGCTCTGCCTGCCGGGTCGCATTACACGTTTAAAAGGCCACTTAGAGTTCATCGAACTTATTCATGAATTACATCAGAAAGGACAAGTCGTATTCGGCTTGATTGTGGGTGGCGACGACCCGAGGCGCCAAGGCTATTTACAAGAAGTGAAGCAACGCATTGCCGAACTTGGTTTAAGCAAATACATTATTTTCGCCGGTCATAGAGCGGACATTAAGGAAATTTACGCGATTTCTGATCTAGTATTTTCGCTTTCTACCAAGCCCGAGTCTTTTGGCCGTACCGTTTTAGAACCTCTGGCAATGGGTCGACCGGTTGTGGCTTACGATCACGGTGGCGTAGGGGAAATAATGGCGGCGCTTTACCCAGCTGGCCGGGTGCCCTTGAAAGATCAGGCGGCGCTACTCGAAACGACGGAAAAATTGCTACAAGCACCTAGCACGCCTAGCGAAAAAAACCCGTTTCTATTAGCCACGATGATTAACAAAACCTTGGCGCTTTATCAAAATATTAGCGCGGAAAAAAGCGTTCAGCCAACCAACTTGCCGCACGCTTAG